A genome region from Sphingobacteriaceae bacterium GW460-11-11-14-LB5 includes the following:
- a CDS encoding DNA-binding response regulator, which produces MKILIIEDEQALLESILTYFTGEGNICEYASDFASANEKISLYSYDCILLDLGLPGGEGLELLTKLKQLKKRDGILIISARHSLDDKLMGLDLGADDYLVKPFHLSELKARVSAIIRRKNFDGDNIILFNEITVDVSAIKITVNGHRVTLTKKEFDLLVYFLSNRNKVVTKNAMAEHLWGDEMDLSDDFDFIYTHVKNLRKKLVEAGAADYLRSVYGIGYKFGDI; this is translated from the coding sequence ATGAAAATTTTGATCATTGAAGATGAACAGGCATTATTGGAGAGTATACTAACTTATTTTACCGGCGAGGGGAATATTTGCGAGTATGCTTCAGATTTTGCTTCAGCCAATGAAAAAATATCGCTTTATAGTTACGATTGTATTCTTTTAGATTTAGGACTGCCTGGCGGCGAAGGACTGGAATTATTAACCAAACTTAAACAACTAAAAAAAAGAGACGGTATACTGATTATTTCGGCCCGCCATTCTTTAGATGATAAACTGATGGGGCTCGATCTTGGAGCCGATGATTATTTGGTTAAACCTTTTCATTTGTCAGAACTTAAAGCTCGTGTAAGTGCAATTATCCGTAGAAAGAATTTTGATGGCGATAATATTATTCTTTTTAATGAAATAACAGTAGATGTTTCGGCAATAAAAATTACCGTTAATGGCCATCGGGTAACACTCACCAAAAAAGAGTTCGATCTTCTAGTGTATTTTCTTTCTAACCGCAATAAAGTAGTCACTAAAAATGCCATGGCCGAGCACCTTTGGGGTGATGAAATGGATTTATCAGATGATTTCGACTTTATTTATACCCATGTAAAAAACTTACGTAAAAAACTGGTAGAGGCGGGGGCGGCAGATTATCTTCGCTCGGTTTATGGAATAGGCTATAAATTTGGCGATATATGA
- a CDS encoding two-component sensor histidine kinase: MKLSNRYNRANILTSIVMLIITGIIYYVVIHFILINKLDKDLAVEENEIRQYVGTFHKLPLPTSYLDQQVSYQHLKKHIPEREFLYTSYYNPKDREIEPGRSLITVVYLNGNAVQVTITKSRLESEDLLRIILFITLGITIVLLLSLLLINRFVLSQLWKPFYNILNRMKSFEVARMEQFEPEVTKIDEFNELDKSAHAMAERVRKDYKELKSFTDNASHEMMTPLAVINSKLDSLLQTESFTAQQGVLLEDIYHATGKLSRLHHSLLLLAKIENNLISDLQTIELKEMIEAKERQFQELLEKDSLIFTADLTPVEVKMSRYLADILLNNLFSNAVRHNVSGGHMHIKLNQHCLIMSNSGQPGHLQNKIFDRFSKSVESEGMGLGLAITKQICNLYGFRIDYNEKSGEHIFTVYFGD; the protein is encoded by the coding sequence ATGAAACTTTCTAACCGCTACAATAGGGCCAATATTTTAACATCTATTGTGATGCTAATCATCACCGGGATTATTTATTATGTGGTTATTCATTTTATTCTGATTAATAAACTGGATAAAGATTTAGCTGTAGAGGAGAACGAGATCAGGCAGTATGTAGGCACCTTTCATAAACTTCCGTTGCCAACAAGTTATTTAGATCAGCAGGTTTCTTATCAACACCTAAAAAAACATATTCCAGAAAGGGAATTTCTGTACACATCTTATTACAATCCGAAAGATAGAGAAATTGAACCCGGAAGAAGTTTGATTACTGTAGTATATTTAAACGGAAATGCGGTACAGGTAACCATTACCAAATCGAGGTTGGAATCAGAAGATCTGCTCAGGATAATCCTGTTCATTACTTTGGGTATTACGATAGTTTTACTGTTATCATTATTGCTGATCAACAGATTTGTTTTGAGTCAGCTTTGGAAGCCTTTTTACAATATTTTGAACAGGATGAAATCTTTTGAAGTGGCACGGATGGAACAATTTGAACCGGAGGTTACCAAAATTGATGAATTTAATGAGCTGGATAAATCGGCACATGCAATGGCCGAGCGGGTGCGGAAAGATTATAAAGAGCTTAAAAGCTTTACGGATAACGCTTCTCATGAAATGATGACACCACTGGCGGTCATCAATTCTAAACTGGATTCTTTACTGCAAACAGAATCATTTACCGCACAGCAAGGAGTGTTGTTAGAAGATATTTATCATGCTACAGGTAAATTGTCCAGGTTGCACCATTCTTTATTGTTACTTGCCAAAATTGAAAACAACCTGATATCGGATCTTCAGACCATCGAGCTGAAAGAAATGATAGAGGCGAAGGAACGCCAGTTTCAGGAACTGCTGGAAAAAGACAGCCTGATATTTACAGCAGATCTTACTCCGGTTGAGGTTAAAATGAGCCGGTACCTTGCAGATATTTTGCTGAACAATCTTTTTAGCAATGCAGTGCGGCATAATGTAAGTGGTGGGCACATGCATATTAAACTGAATCAGCACTGCTTAATCATGTCCAATTCAGGACAACCAGGTCATCTGCAAAACAAAATCTTCGATCGCTTTTCAAAATCAGTAGAATCAGAGGGGATGGGCTTAGGCTTGGCCATTACCAAACAGATTTGCAACCTTTACGGCTTTCGCATCGATTATAATGAAAAAAGTGGTGAACATATTTTTACTGTTTATTTTGGTGATTAA
- a CDS encoding PA-phosphatase translates to MKRFLGVLLIVLSYKSQTYARAVVQDAQGIDSVKNITTDSLGRWYTGQPMPKRKFKATAFIVPVLLTGYGFAAVYNHGSVKQLDVSTKAELQEDHPLFAAHVDDYIQFAPAAAVYALNLSGIKGKHNLFDASMLYVTSAAIMGISTHFVKQGVGRERPNGNGENSFPSGHTASAFMAAEFLHQEYKDVNPWIGYAGYFVATATGTLRMYNNKHWFSDVVAGAGFGIASTKISYLVYPYIKSLFTTKKNGSFTLMPFHQQGSTGLMLSGRF, encoded by the coding sequence ATGAAAAGGTTTTTAGGAGTGCTGCTGATTGTGCTAAGTTATAAAAGTCAAACCTATGCTAGGGCTGTTGTTCAAGATGCCCAAGGTATAGATTCGGTAAAAAATATCACTACAGATTCTCTGGGGCGATGGTACACTGGCCAGCCGATGCCCAAAAGAAAGTTTAAGGCCACCGCATTTATTGTACCGGTACTGCTTACTGGTTATGGCTTTGCCGCTGTTTATAACCATGGTTCAGTAAAACAACTCGACGTGAGTACCAAAGCAGAATTACAGGAAGACCATCCTTTATTTGCGGCCCATGTTGATGATTATATCCAATTTGCACCGGCAGCTGCGGTATATGCATTGAATTTATCGGGCATAAAAGGCAAACATAACCTGTTCGATGCTTCGATGTTATATGTAACCTCGGCAGCCATTATGGGCATTTCCACCCATTTTGTAAAACAGGGCGTTGGCAGAGAGCGGCCTAATGGGAATGGCGAAAATTCTTTTCCTTCAGGACACACCGCATCTGCATTTATGGCAGCAGAATTTCTGCACCAGGAGTATAAAGATGTGAACCCCTGGATTGGTTATGCGGGTTATTTTGTCGCCACAGCTACCGGAACATTGCGCATGTATAATAATAAACACTGGTTTAGTGATGTGGTAGCTGGAGCTGGATTCGGGATTGCTTCAACCAAAATATCTTATCTGGTGTATCCATATATCAAAAGCCTTTTCACCACGAAGAAAAATGGGAGTTTTACATTGATGCCCTTCCACCAGCAAGGTAGTACGGGTTTAATGCTTTCGGGCAGATTTTAG
- a CDS encoding ATPase, whose amino-acid sequence MELLIGRIAEKSILSEALTSTSSELLAVYGRRRVGKTFLIRSVFRKQLIFELSGVHNANTAEQLLNFSKAMAEALGFPFAPAAPKNWTEAFWQLKEFVSPILKKRRAVIFFDEFPWLSSHKSGFLSAFEYFWNQWASQQPNLIVAICGSAATWMIKKVVNNKGGLHNRITRKIRLLPFTLHETEQYLKSNNIYIDRYQVLTIFMAMGGVPHYLKELKKGESATQAIDRLCFTKDGLLSTEYANLYRSLFENADRHISVVKALSDKPSGLTRNEIMAACNLQSGGTTSLLLEELVESGFITPHLPFQKNANQSIYKLSDEYSLFYLKFIENSRATGAGTWIKKSSTSSWKSWSGYAFEGICLKHTNHIKQALGISGVFTETSAWRHAPKSGMGAQVDLLLDRQDNVISICEMKFSNTEFVIDKTYAAELQNKLDVFRREGKTKKTLFLAMVTTYGIKNNVHAIGLVQHQVTMDDLFLP is encoded by the coding sequence ATGGAATTACTCATTGGAAGAATAGCGGAGAAAAGCATACTATCAGAGGCGCTTACCTCAACTTCATCGGAACTATTAGCTGTTTATGGCAGGCGCAGGGTTGGAAAAACTTTTTTGATCCGCTCTGTTTTTCGTAAACAACTTATCTTTGAACTATCCGGTGTACACAATGCTAATACTGCCGAGCAGTTGCTTAATTTCAGCAAGGCAATGGCAGAGGCATTAGGTTTCCCGTTTGCTCCTGCAGCTCCTAAAAACTGGACGGAAGCCTTCTGGCAACTTAAAGAATTTGTAAGCCCTATACTTAAAAAAAGAAGGGCTGTAATTTTCTTTGACGAATTCCCTTGGTTAAGCTCGCATAAATCAGGCTTTCTTTCTGCCTTTGAATATTTTTGGAACCAATGGGCCTCACAACAGCCAAATCTGATTGTGGCTATCTGTGGATCTGCAGCCACCTGGATGATAAAAAAGGTTGTCAACAATAAAGGAGGCTTACACAATCGGATAACCCGAAAAATACGTCTTTTACCGTTTACCTTGCACGAAACCGAACAATACTTAAAAAGCAATAACATCTATATTGACCGTTACCAGGTATTGACTATTTTTATGGCAATGGGCGGTGTGCCACACTACCTAAAAGAACTTAAAAAAGGAGAAAGCGCTACTCAAGCTATTGACAGACTTTGTTTCACTAAAGACGGCCTCCTTTCAACAGAGTATGCAAACCTTTACCGGTCTCTGTTCGAAAACGCAGACAGGCATATTTCAGTAGTTAAAGCACTCTCGGACAAACCATCGGGACTGACAAGAAACGAAATCATGGCTGCATGTAATCTACAAAGTGGGGGGACTACCAGTCTCTTACTTGAGGAGCTTGTGGAGTCTGGCTTCATTACCCCTCACCTGCCTTTCCAAAAGAATGCCAATCAGAGCATTTATAAACTCAGTGACGAATACAGTCTTTTCTACCTTAAATTTATCGAGAATTCCCGGGCCACTGGTGCAGGCACATGGATAAAAAAATCGTCAACATCATCATGGAAAAGCTGGAGCGGCTATGCTTTTGAAGGAATTTGCCTAAAACATACAAACCATATTAAGCAGGCCCTGGGCATTTCTGGCGTGTTTACCGAAACTTCTGCCTGGCGACATGCGCCAAAAAGCGGAATGGGTGCGCAGGTAGACCTGTTACTTGACAGGCAGGATAATGTTATCAGTATATGTGAAATGAAATTCTCCAATACTGAATTCGTTATAGACAAGACTTACGCTGCCGAATTACAGAACAAACTTGATGTATTCCGACGAGAGGGTAAGACGAAAAAAACATTGTTTCTAGCTATGGTAACAACTTATGGCATTAAAAATAATGTTCATGCTATCGGTTTGGTACAGCACCAGGTTACCATGGACGATTTGTTCTTACCTTAA
- a CDS encoding type IV secretion protein Rhs, producing MENKLITEINIEDKAIIHFDSFDLEQQFNGHHYFELRFKQDQFGLPSLINLDDSRDFVGKTLTASFGYHASKLQEFAGLVTKVELAQSHGYHGVLIVSGYSPTILIDRGPDLGSYLDKDLNEIIALVTKDTSASDLKVIRNASRKKPIDYLIQYKESDFEFLNRLSGEYHEWFFYDGKQLNFGKPDEQKEVALFYGRDVQTLQYAMEISPIKHNRFAYDPKQDEMLHSESTGTVDGILDLAHAIQASNRTYNKTFNQPSLIRVDNSNDMKSHVENEEKATIAELLKISATGDNAELSIGNIAEITMSVRKEAAFITENIGKFLITNIHHHIDIAGKYHNTFTGLPAATERIMVKNYKKPNPDLLLADVMDNNDPEGQGRIKVKFKWKCLTNDITEWLRVIAPDAGSSEQVNMNRGFVFIPEVGDQVAVTFEEGNIARPIVMGSVFHGINGAGGYEHNHLKTIATRSGHLVEFNDAAGTETITITDKNRNIIRFDTNASSIEISAPENISIRAKNIDINAEQNISIAAGEHIYSNAAGNISNNAGENHSIMAENITMVANNNINKTATHIEKTAEHISLNSTRENIEFHSAKEIVNKSGNKVKLF from the coding sequence ATGGAAAACAAACTCATCACCGAAATCAATATTGAAGACAAAGCCATAATACACTTTGACTCATTCGATCTGGAGCAACAATTTAACGGGCATCATTATTTCGAACTTCGGTTTAAGCAGGATCAATTTGGCTTGCCCAGTCTAATCAATCTTGATGATAGCCGCGATTTTGTAGGTAAAACACTTACTGCCTCATTTGGATATCACGCTAGTAAACTACAAGAATTTGCAGGTTTGGTTACCAAGGTAGAACTCGCACAGAGCCATGGCTACCATGGTGTTTTAATTGTAAGTGGCTATAGTCCTACAATTCTAATAGACCGCGGTCCCGATTTGGGTTCTTACTTGGATAAAGACCTAAATGAAATTATAGCGCTGGTTACAAAAGATACCTCTGCTAGTGATCTTAAAGTTATACGCAATGCCAGCAGGAAAAAGCCTATTGATTATCTTATTCAATACAAGGAAAGTGATTTTGAATTTCTGAACCGCTTATCGGGCGAATATCATGAATGGTTTTTCTACGATGGCAAACAGCTCAACTTTGGCAAACCAGATGAGCAGAAAGAAGTAGCGCTTTTTTATGGCCGAGATGTACAGACACTTCAGTATGCCATGGAAATTTCACCAATCAAGCATAACCGCTTTGCATATGACCCTAAACAGGATGAAATGCTGCATAGTGAAAGCACAGGCACAGTAGATGGCATACTCGATCTAGCCCATGCCATACAGGCTTCGAACCGCACTTACAACAAAACATTCAATCAGCCCTCGCTCATTCGTGTAGATAACAGTAACGACATGAAAAGCCATGTAGAGAATGAAGAAAAAGCCACCATAGCAGAACTTCTTAAAATCAGCGCCACAGGAGATAACGCTGAATTAAGTATTGGCAATATTGCTGAAATTACAATGAGTGTGAGGAAGGAGGCTGCTTTTATAACCGAAAACATAGGTAAATTCCTGATTACCAATATTCATCACCATATAGATATTGCAGGCAAATACCATAATACTTTTACAGGTTTACCAGCCGCCACGGAGCGTATTATGGTAAAGAATTATAAAAAGCCAAATCCGGATCTACTGTTGGCAGATGTAATGGACAATAATGATCCCGAAGGACAAGGCCGGATTAAAGTAAAGTTTAAATGGAAATGCCTGACAAACGATATTACCGAATGGCTGAGGGTAATTGCGCCTGATGCCGGAAGTAGTGAACAGGTAAATATGAACAGGGGATTTGTTTTTATACCTGAAGTTGGAGATCAGGTTGCCGTAACTTTTGAAGAAGGGAATATCGCCAGACCAATTGTAATGGGAAGTGTTTTCCATGGCATTAACGGTGCAGGTGGTTACGAGCACAATCATTTAAAAACAATTGCCACCAGAAGCGGCCATTTAGTCGAATTTAATGATGCTGCCGGCACTGAAACCATTACCATTACAGATAAAAACCGAAATATTATACGCTTTGATACTAATGCATCGAGTATTGAGATTTCTGCTCCAGAAAATATCAGTATCCGGGCTAAAAACATAGATATCAATGCCGAGCAAAATATATCTATAGCTGCTGGAGAACATATCTACAGTAATGCAGCAGGAAATATAAGCAACAATGCCGGCGAAAACCATTCAATAATGGCCGAAAATATTACCATGGTAGCTAATAATAACATTAATAAAACGGCTACCCACATCGAAAAAACCGCAGAACACATCAGTCTAAACAGTACCCGGGAGAATATTGAATTTCATAGTGCCAAAGAGATCGTGAATAAAAGCGGTAACAAGGTCAAATTGTTTTAA
- a CDS encoding glycosyl hydrolase, with the protein MERREFIKNGAFTAAGLTVLPTGSLFASSDSGKVRVGYIGVGARGMSHISEGALRDDVEIVAICDTQESSLKVCRNFIAKKGRPAATEYTGGLDAYKKLLDRKDIDAVIIATPWQFHRDQAVDAMKAGKYVGCEVIAGLSVQDHWDIVNTSEKTGMPYMTLENVCYRRDVMAALNMVRQGLFGELVHLEGGYQHNLRNVLFNNGKDYYGGGVEYGPKALSEAQWRTQFNIDQDGDLYPTHGVGPLMQYANINRGNSFTSLVSFSSKARGLAAYVEELSPGHPNAKINYKNGDVTTTLINCANGETVMLSHDTHLPRPYSIGFRVQGTKGLWMDVNKSVHIEHKSKDHAWDKADEWFAKYDHPLWKKYEKEAVGAGHGGMDWFVFNGFIEAVKQKKQTPIDVYDSVTMSVIMPLSTKSLKEGNMPQKFPDFTKGKWKDRKNTFALDDSGF; encoded by the coding sequence ATGGAACGTAGAGAATTTATCAAAAATGGTGCATTCACGGCTGCGGGTTTAACCGTCCTGCCAACCGGAAGTTTATTTGCATCATCAGACAGTGGAAAAGTAAGAGTAGGTTATATCGGTGTAGGTGCACGTGGTATGAGCCATATTTCTGAAGGTGCCTTAAGAGACGATGTAGAAATTGTTGCAATTTGCGATACCCAGGAAAGCTCGCTTAAAGTTTGCCGTAACTTTATCGCTAAAAAAGGCAGACCGGCAGCAACAGAGTATACCGGTGGTTTAGATGCTTATAAAAAACTTTTAGACCGTAAAGATATTGATGCCGTAATTATTGCCACACCATGGCAGTTTCACAGAGATCAGGCAGTTGATGCCATGAAAGCTGGTAAATATGTAGGTTGCGAGGTAATTGCAGGTTTAAGTGTGCAGGATCACTGGGATATTGTAAACACTTCTGAAAAAACAGGAATGCCTTACATGACCTTAGAAAACGTTTGTTACCGCAGAGATGTAATGGCCGCTTTAAATATGGTTAGACAGGGGCTTTTCGGCGAATTGGTACACCTTGAAGGTGGTTACCAGCACAACTTAAGAAATGTGCTTTTTAACAACGGTAAAGATTATTATGGCGGTGGGGTAGAGTATGGACCAAAAGCATTAAGCGAAGCACAATGGCGCACGCAGTTTAACATCGATCAGGATGGCGATTTATATCCAACCCATGGTGTTGGTCCATTAATGCAATATGCAAACATTAACAGAGGAAACAGCTTTACCAGCCTGGTATCGTTCAGCTCTAAAGCAAGAGGTTTGGCAGCATATGTAGAAGAACTTTCTCCTGGCCACCCTAACGCTAAAATTAATTATAAAAATGGTGATGTAACCACTACATTAATTAACTGTGCAAACGGCGAAACCGTAATGTTGAGTCACGATACCCACTTACCTAGGCCATATTCTATCGGTTTCAGGGTACAGGGAACAAAAGGGCTTTGGATGGATGTAAACAAATCAGTACACATCGAGCATAAATCGAAAGATCATGCCTGGGATAAAGCTGACGAATGGTTTGCTAAATACGATCACCCGCTTTGGAAAAAATATGAAAAAGAAGCTGTAGGTGCTGGTCACGGTGGTATGGATTGGTTTGTATTTAATGGATTTATCGAAGCGGTGAAACAGAAAAAACAAACACCTATTGACGTATATGATTCAGTTACCATGAGTGTAATTATGCCACTTTCTACCAAATCGTTAAAAGAAGGAAATATGCCACAAAAATTCCCTGATTTTACAAAAGGTAAATGGAAAGATCGTAAAAATACTTTCGCTTTAGACGATAGCGGTTTTTAG
- a CDS encoding aminoglycoside phosphotransferase → MFQAVLGAYGLNAEKFKIEPFGSGLINHTWKVYGEGLAYILQEVNTEVFRQPQNIAQNIETIKKYLDQTAPKYLFVAPITATNGDDFVVLDDHFYRIFPFVENSCSIDFVHEPEQAYHAAKQFGKFTRMLCAFNVQKLKPTIEDFHNLPLRVEQFKKALEQAGEERIGEAKFAIEEIIKHYDIEEQYVHMVDSGALNLRVVHHDTKISNVLLQAETGVGLCVIDLDTVMPGYFISDVGDMMRTYLSEANEEEKDFSKIAIREDVFAAIHKGYMEEMDQVLAFTEKQFFIYSGKFMIYMQAVRFIADFLNGDIYYKTNYPGHNLVRGLNQIDLLNKYIAKESKFEEIIKQINENRVIDSKTILN, encoded by the coding sequence ATGTTTCAAGCAGTATTAGGTGCTTATGGACTTAACGCAGAAAAATTTAAAATTGAACCTTTCGGCTCGGGCTTAATTAACCATACCTGGAAAGTTTACGGTGAGGGATTAGCCTATATCCTGCAAGAGGTGAATACGGAAGTTTTTCGCCAGCCTCAAAATATTGCTCAAAATATTGAGACAATAAAAAAATACCTCGATCAAACAGCCCCTAAATACTTGTTTGTTGCCCCAATTACGGCAACAAATGGAGATGATTTTGTGGTTCTCGACGATCACTTTTACAGGATTTTTCCATTTGTGGAAAATTCTTGCTCTATTGATTTTGTACATGAGCCTGAGCAGGCTTATCACGCTGCCAAGCAGTTTGGTAAATTTACCAGGATGCTTTGTGCCTTCAACGTACAAAAATTAAAGCCCACCATCGAAGATTTTCATAACCTGCCTTTACGTGTAGAGCAGTTTAAAAAAGCTTTAGAACAAGCTGGTGAAGAAAGGATTGGTGAGGCAAAGTTTGCTATAGAAGAGATAATTAAACATTACGATATAGAAGAGCAGTATGTACACATGGTAGACAGCGGTGCGCTTAATTTGCGTGTGGTACACCACGATACCAAAATTAGCAATGTACTGCTACAAGCCGAAACCGGCGTGGGTTTATGTGTAATTGATTTAGATACCGTAATGCCAGGCTACTTTATTAGCGATGTAGGCGATATGATGCGTACTTATCTGTCGGAAGCTAACGAAGAGGAAAAGGATTTTAGCAAAATAGCCATCAGAGAAGATGTTTTTGCCGCCATACATAAAGGCTACATGGAAGAAATGGACCAGGTTTTGGCCTTTACCGAAAAACAGTTCTTTATTTATTCGGGTAAATTTATGATTTACATGCAGGCAGTAAGGTTTATAGCCGATTTCTTAAATGGCGACATTTACTATAAAACGAATTATCCGGGGCACAATTTGGTAAGGGGCTTAAATCAGATCGATTTATTGAATAAGTACATCGCCAAAGAATCGAAATTTGAAGAAATTATTAAGCAGATTAACGAAAATAGAGTAATAGACTCTAAAACAATATTAAACTAA
- a CDS encoding polysaccharide biosynthesis protein GtrA, whose protein sequence is MISWASVKLFLKAQVSAFSGGVTDYGLMILLTEWLHIHFTISILISGTLGGLVNFCINRFWAFKTNDGYHSSTTGQLIRFFTVVLGSISLKSGGTFLLHQSLNIDYKIGRLLIDSIVSYGFNYPLMKYWVFKMNRLEASCADETGDCFESLSKKQIV, encoded by the coding sequence ATGATCAGCTGGGCATCGGTTAAACTTTTTCTGAAAGCGCAGGTATCAGCTTTTTCTGGTGGTGTTACCGATTATGGTTTGATGATACTGTTAACCGAGTGGTTGCACATCCATTTTACCATTTCTATTTTAATTTCCGGAACCCTGGGTGGGCTAGTTAATTTTTGCATTAACCGTTTTTGGGCTTTTAAAACTAACGATGGTTATCACAGTTCTACCACTGGTCAGCTCATCCGTTTTTTTACCGTGGTGCTGGGCAGTATCTCGTTAAAATCTGGCGGTACTTTTTTGCTGCACCAAAGCTTAAATATAGATTATAAAATCGGCAGGCTTCTAATTGACAGTATCGTTTCTTATGGTTTTAACTATCCGCTAATGAAATATTGGGTATTTAAAATGAATCGCCTGGAGGCGAGCTGCGCTGATGAAACAGGCGATTGCTTTGAAAGTCTTAGCAAAAAACAAATCGTTTAA
- a CDS encoding CDP-alcohol phosphatidyltransferase, translating to MKEKEANTAHKRVFSDRERTNMLRKGEQRLILFLLKKVPDWITPNIMTGIGMFGSLIVFSAFILGSFYSRNNLLIGILGLIINWLGDSLDGRLAYYRKIARKWYGFALDIVMDWLSIILIGLGYYFYASGTTQIFAFLFVVLYGWSMIISQLRYKITGFYQIDSGYLGPTELRVIISFILIIETLIAGSITYFAIAVTLLLWVINIIDTLKLLKAGDAKDREEKE from the coding sequence ATTAAAGAGAAAGAAGCGAATACAGCGCATAAAAGGGTATTTTCAGACCGCGAACGAACCAATATGTTACGTAAGGGTGAGCAAAGGTTAATCTTATTTTTGCTTAAAAAAGTTCCAGACTGGATTACGCCAAATATAATGACGGGTATTGGCATGTTTGGATCATTAATTGTTTTTTCGGCTTTTATTTTAGGCAGTTTTTATTCCAGAAATAATTTACTGATCGGCATTTTAGGCCTGATCATCAATTGGCTTGGCGATTCGCTTGATGGCAGACTGGCCTATTACCGTAAGATCGCCCGAAAATGGTATGGTTTTGCCCTCGACATTGTGATGGATTGGCTCAGCATTATCCTCATTGGCTTAGGCTATTACTTTTATGCCAGCGGAACCACACAGATTTTCGCATTTTTATTTGTGGTACTTTATGGCTGGTCGATGATTATTAGTCAGCTCCGCTATAAAATAACCGGTTTTTATCAAATCGATTCAGGGTATTTAGGCCCAACGGAATTACGTGTAATTATTTCATTTATCCTTATTATTGAAACATTAATTGCAGGCAGCATCACCTATTTTGCCATCGCTGTAACCCTATTGTTATGGGTCATCAATATTATCGATACGCTTAAACTCTTAAAAGCAGGCGATGCCAAAGACAGGGAGGAAAAAGAATGA
- a CDS encoding phytanoyl-CoA dioxygenase — MATSYPTFTLSEQLTAQQLDFFNTHGFIHFKNFIKPETVNAIIDASKQVEQKWIEQDIKKINGVPIKYGKDLDGSAIVQRFAFINQQHQTLSGLLLDPRFNALLQLAGEGARLGTEEKDGMVFNHYINGPESKFSKMGWHTDGLRDIFYGAKLNPMLNVGIHLSTLKPENGGLKIIPGTHKQSIYQMLFRKKYFLDNKPDAEEVSILPEAGDLTIHDGRLWHRVAESAIRGEESRRRVIYVPIIAGKYAPKNENSPTVFYQRFAGIVK; from the coding sequence ATGGCAACATCGTATCCAACCTTTACCCTATCTGAACAATTAACAGCACAACAGCTCGACTTTTTTAACACGCATGGATTTATCCATTTCAAAAATTTTATCAAACCCGAAACCGTAAACGCCATTATCGATGCTTCTAAACAGGTTGAACAAAAGTGGATTGAGCAAGATATTAAAAAAATAAACGGTGTGCCGATTAAATATGGGAAAGATCTTGATGGTTCGGCCATTGTACAGCGTTTTGCTTTTATCAACCAGCAACATCAAACTTTAAGCGGTTTGTTATTAGATCCACGGTTTAATGCATTGCTTCAACTGGCAGGTGAAGGTGCACGCCTGGGTACTGAAGAAAAAGATGGCATGGTGTTTAACCACTACATTAACGGGCCGGAAAGTAAGTTTAGTAAAATGGGCTGGCATACAGATGGTTTAAGGGATATTTTCTACGGCGCTAAACTAAACCCAATGCTCAATGTAGGCATTCACCTGAGTACCTTAAAACCTGAAAACGGCGGGTTAAAAATTATTCCGGGTACCCATAAACAGAGTATTTACCAAATGCTTTTCCGCAAAAAATACTTTCTGGATAACAAACCTGATGCTGAAGAGGTATCGATATTACCCGAAGCAGGAGATTTAACCATCCACGATGGAAGACTGTGGCACAGGGTTGCAGAATCGGCCATTCGTGGTGAGGAAAGCAGAAGACGTGTGATCTATGTTCCAATTATTGCGGGTAAATACGCACCAAAAAATGAGAATAGTCCAACTGTATTTTACCAGCGCTTTGCAGGCATAGTTAAATAA